The following nucleotide sequence is from Candidatus Poribacteria bacterium.
AAGACTGTTTGAAGCGCCGACATAGGATACTGGTTTTCACTGCGCTAGCCTTTTTCAACCAAACAATTTTCACAAATCTCAAAATAACACTGAAGGCTGACCTGACAGAAACACTCAATGTAAGAACGTACCACCACACCTTACGCGTTGCATAATGAGGATATCATGGCATTCATTAAATTGAACGACCTTGAGGTTGAAGTTGAAGACGGAACTAATATCATTGAGGCTGCAAGACAACACGGCATTGAAGTGCCGCACTACTGTTACCATCCGGGGTTGACCCGTCCGGCAAACTGCCGTATGTGCCTTGTGGAGCCCCATGTCTTCTTTCCGCCTGCGGGCAAGGTTGTTCCAGATCGTCAACTTGCAACCGGCTGCACAACTACGGTGCGTACTGCCCCTCCGGATCGAAAATTAGATGGGAAATACGACTTTATTGTCCGGACCGATTCGCCGCGT
It contains:
- a CDS encoding 2Fe-2S iron-sulfur cluster binding domain-containing protein; this translates as MAFIKLNDLEVEVEDGTNIIEAARQHGIEVPHYCYHPGLTRPANCRMCLVEPHVFFPPAGKVVPDRQLATGCTTTVRTAPPDRKLDGKYDFIVRTDSPRVKKAREDILEFLLVHHPLDCPVCDQAGE